Proteins found in one Cataglyphis hispanica isolate Lineage 1 chromosome 15, ULB_Chis1_1.0, whole genome shotgun sequence genomic segment:
- the LOC126855234 gene encoding potassium voltage-gated channel protein Shaw-like isoform X2 — protein sequence MNLINMDAENRVVLNVGGIRHETYKATLKKIPATRLSRLTEALANYDPILNEYFFDRHPGVFAQVLNYYRTGKLHYPTDVCGPLFEEELDFWGLDSNQVEPCCWMTYTQETLTVLDRLDLDTEKPTEEELARKFGFEEAYYEGTLTWWQKLKPQIWSLFDEPYSSVAAKIISIVSVFFICVSILSFCLKTHPDMRVPMILNRSVKIDNKTSWVLDKTRTNAHDVFFYIECICNAWFTLEFLIRITASPNRCDFIKSSVNLIDMVATLSFYVDLALQRFAAHLENADILEFLSIIRIMRLFKLTRHSSGLKILIQTFRASAKELTLLVFFLVLGIVIFASLVYYAERTQYNPKNDFKSIPLGLWWALVTMTTVGYGDMVPKTYIGMFVGALCALAGVLTIALPVPVIVSNFAMYYSHTQARAKLPKKRRRVLPVEQPRVRAPGAPPSLAGGPGAVGPPGCGQQLSQSAGGTVATGPHGMGQTPGVGCPGAGQGPQNRRMNAIKTNHPKDPFATKTEEDRRNCNLRTNGTKRAGGLD from the exons ATGAACTTGATAAACATGGACGCGGAGAACCGCGTGGTTCTGAACGTGGGCGGTATCCGGCACGAAACGTACAAGGCGACCCTGAAGAAGATCCCGGCGACGAGGCTCTCGCGTCTGACCGAGGCCCTCGCCAACTACGACCCGATCCTCAACGAGTACTTCTTCGACAGACACCCGGGCGTATTCGCCCAGGTACTCAACTACTATCGCACCGGGAAGCTGCACTATCCCACGGACGTCTGCGGACCGCTCTTCGAGGAAGAGCTCGATTTCTGGGGCCTCGACTCCAATCAGGTCGAGCCTTGCTGTTGGATGACCTATACGCAG GAGACATTGACAGTCCTCGATAGATTGGACCTCGACACCGAGAAACCCACCGAAGAGGAATTAGCTAGGAAATTTGGCTTCGAGGAGGCATACTACGAGGGGACTCTTACGTGGTGGCAGAAGCTCAAGCCTCAGATATGGTCACTATTCGATGAACCCTACTCCTCCGTTGCAGCCAAG ATAATCAGCATAGTCTCCGTTTTCTTCATTTGCGTTTCAATACTCTCGTTTTGCCTCAAGACCCATCCGGACATGCGAGTGCCGATGATCTTGAACCGTTCGGTAAAGATTGACAACAAAACGTCCTGGGTGTTGGACAAGACTCGCACCAACGCCCACGATGTCTTCTTCTACATCGAATGCATCTGTAACGCCTGGTTCACCCTGGAGTTCTTGATACGTATCACCGCGAGCCCGAATCGCTGCGACTTCATCAAGAGTTCGGTGAATCTCATCGACATGGTCGCCACTCTGAGCTTCTACGTCGACCTCGCGCTGCAGCGATTCGCCGCCCATCTGGAGAACGCCGACATCCTCGAGTTCTTGAGCATCATACGAATAATGAGGCTGTTCAAACTCACGCGTCACTCGTCGGGCCTCAAAATCCTGATACAGACCTTTCGCGCTTCAGCCAAGGAGCTCACGCTTCTGGTATTCTTCCTCGTTCTCGGCATCGTCATCTTCGCCAGTCTCGTGTACTACGCGGAGCGCACTCAGTACAATCCCAAGAACGACTTCAAGAGCATACCGCTCGGTCTGTGGTGGGCCCTGGTGACGATGACGACCGTCGGTTACGGGGACATGGTGCCGAAAACGTACATCGGAATGTTTGTCGGCGCGCTCTGCGCGCTGGCCGGTGTCCTCACGATCGCCCTGCCGGTGCCCGTGATCGTTAGCAACTTTGCGATGTATTACAGTCACACGCAGGCGCGAGCCAAGTTACCCAAGAAGAGGCGCCGCGTATTGCCCGTCGAGCAGCCACGTGTGAGGGCACCAGGTGCACCGCCCAGTTTGGCCGGCGGACCCGGGGCCGTCGGACCCCCTGGCTGCGGTCAGCAATTGTCGCAGTCCGCCGGGGGCACGGTCGCCACTGGGCCCCACGGCATGGGCCAGACGCCCGGCGTCGGATGCCCCGGTGCCGGCCAGGGACCGCAGAATCGCCGAATGAACGCCATTAAGACCAATCATCCCAAGGATCCGTTCGCCACGAAAACAG AGGAAGACCGGAGGAATTGTAACCTACGAACCAACGGGACCAAGAGAGCCGGAGGTTTGGATTAA
- the LOC126855234 gene encoding potassium voltage-gated channel protein Shaw-like isoform X1 produces MNLINMDAENRVVLNVGGIRHETYKATLKKIPATRLSRLTEALANYDPILNEYFFDRHPGVFAQVLNYYRTGKLHYPTDVCGPLFEEELDFWGLDSNQVEPCCWMTYTQHRDTQETLTVLDRLDLDTEKPTEEELARKFGFEEAYYEGTLTWWQKLKPQIWSLFDEPYSSVAAKIISIVSVFFICVSILSFCLKTHPDMRVPMILNRSVKIDNKTSWVLDKTRTNAHDVFFYIECICNAWFTLEFLIRITASPNRCDFIKSSVNLIDMVATLSFYVDLALQRFAAHLENADILEFLSIIRIMRLFKLTRHSSGLKILIQTFRASAKELTLLVFFLVLGIVIFASLVYYAERTQYNPKNDFKSIPLGLWWALVTMTTVGYGDMVPKTYIGMFVGALCALAGVLTIALPVPVIVSNFAMYYSHTQARAKLPKKRRRVLPVEQPRVRAPGAPPSLAGGPGAVGPPGCGQQLSQSAGGTVATGPHGMGQTPGVGCPGAGQGPQNRRMNAIKTNHPKDPFATKTEEDRRNCNLRTNGTKRAGGLD; encoded by the exons ATGAACTTGATAAACATGGACGCGGAGAACCGCGTGGTTCTGAACGTGGGCGGTATCCGGCACGAAACGTACAAGGCGACCCTGAAGAAGATCCCGGCGACGAGGCTCTCGCGTCTGACCGAGGCCCTCGCCAACTACGACCCGATCCTCAACGAGTACTTCTTCGACAGACACCCGGGCGTATTCGCCCAGGTACTCAACTACTATCGCACCGGGAAGCTGCACTATCCCACGGACGTCTGCGGACCGCTCTTCGAGGAAGAGCTCGATTTCTGGGGCCTCGACTCCAATCAGGTCGAGCCTTGCTGTTGGATGACCTATACGCAG CACCGGGACACGCAGGAGACATTGACAGTCCTCGATAGATTGGACCTCGACACCGAGAAACCCACCGAAGAGGAATTAGCTAGGAAATTTGGCTTCGAGGAGGCATACTACGAGGGGACTCTTACGTGGTGGCAGAAGCTCAAGCCTCAGATATGGTCACTATTCGATGAACCCTACTCCTCCGTTGCAGCCAAG ATAATCAGCATAGTCTCCGTTTTCTTCATTTGCGTTTCAATACTCTCGTTTTGCCTCAAGACCCATCCGGACATGCGAGTGCCGATGATCTTGAACCGTTCGGTAAAGATTGACAACAAAACGTCCTGGGTGTTGGACAAGACTCGCACCAACGCCCACGATGTCTTCTTCTACATCGAATGCATCTGTAACGCCTGGTTCACCCTGGAGTTCTTGATACGTATCACCGCGAGCCCGAATCGCTGCGACTTCATCAAGAGTTCGGTGAATCTCATCGACATGGTCGCCACTCTGAGCTTCTACGTCGACCTCGCGCTGCAGCGATTCGCCGCCCATCTGGAGAACGCCGACATCCTCGAGTTCTTGAGCATCATACGAATAATGAGGCTGTTCAAACTCACGCGTCACTCGTCGGGCCTCAAAATCCTGATACAGACCTTTCGCGCTTCAGCCAAGGAGCTCACGCTTCTGGTATTCTTCCTCGTTCTCGGCATCGTCATCTTCGCCAGTCTCGTGTACTACGCGGAGCGCACTCAGTACAATCCCAAGAACGACTTCAAGAGCATACCGCTCGGTCTGTGGTGGGCCCTGGTGACGATGACGACCGTCGGTTACGGGGACATGGTGCCGAAAACGTACATCGGAATGTTTGTCGGCGCGCTCTGCGCGCTGGCCGGTGTCCTCACGATCGCCCTGCCGGTGCCCGTGATCGTTAGCAACTTTGCGATGTATTACAGTCACACGCAGGCGCGAGCCAAGTTACCCAAGAAGAGGCGCCGCGTATTGCCCGTCGAGCAGCCACGTGTGAGGGCACCAGGTGCACCGCCCAGTTTGGCCGGCGGACCCGGGGCCGTCGGACCCCCTGGCTGCGGTCAGCAATTGTCGCAGTCCGCCGGGGGCACGGTCGCCACTGGGCCCCACGGCATGGGCCAGACGCCCGGCGTCGGATGCCCCGGTGCCGGCCAGGGACCGCAGAATCGCCGAATGAACGCCATTAAGACCAATCATCCCAAGGATCCGTTCGCCACGAAAACAG AGGAAGACCGGAGGAATTGTAACCTACGAACCAACGGGACCAAGAGAGCCGGAGGTTTGGATTAA
- the LOC126855239 gene encoding potassium voltage-gated channel protein Shaw-like isoform X1, whose product MKDGKWNDRVTLNVGGIRHETYKATLKKIPATRLSRLTETLANYDPVLNEYFYDRHPDVFAQVLNYYRTGKLHYPTDVCGPLFEEELEFWGLDSNQVEPCCWSTYSIHRDTQATLAILDKLDIEGEKLDDEEIARAFGFEGKYHEGTLTKWQRLRSRVWILFGEPYSSSTAKCVACASVFFICLSVLCFCLKSHMPKNKHDREELLEKRWNDIATGSHRAFFYLEHACNAWFTIEIALRCLVSPSLRRFVVSPVNAIDLVATMSFYTEFLAEPNLYLELLSIARVLRLFKLTRHSPGLRVLIHTFKASAKELVLLVFFLVLGIVLFASLIFYAERLQENPNNDFDSIPRGLWWALVTMTTVGYGDMTPKTFPGMFIGGLCTLAGVLTIALPVPVIVSNFSMFYSHTQARGKLPKQRRRILPVTPRRTRPSY is encoded by the exons ATGAAGGACGGTAAATGGAACGATCGGGTGACATTGAATGTGGGTGGCATTCGACACGAGACGTATAAAGCGACACTGAAGAAAATCCCGGCGACCAGATTATCGCGATTGACGGAGACCTTAGCGAATTACGACCCAGTATTGAATGAATACTTTTACGACAGACATCCCGATGTTTTCGCACAGGTGCTCAATTATTATCGCACGGGAAAGCTGCATTATCCAACGGATGTGTGCGGTCCGCTCTTCGAGGAGGAATTGGAGTTTTGGGGTCTTGACTCAAATCAG GTAGAACCATGCTGCTGGAGCACGTATAGCATTCACCGAGACACGCAAGCCACCCTGGCAATCCTCGATAAGCTCGACATCGAGGGCGAGAAGCTCGACGACGAGGAAATCGCGCGAGCTTTCGGCTTCGAGGGGAAGTACCACGAGGGTACCTTAACCAAATGGCAGAGATTACGATCTCGCGTTTGGATTCTTTTCGGCGAACCGTACTCGTCGTCGACAGCCAAGTGCGTAGCCTGCGCCTCCGTATTCTTCATCTGTCTGTCAGTTTTATGTTTCTGCTTGAAGAGCCACATGCCGAAGAATAAGCACGATCGTGAAGAATTACTGGAGAAACGTTGGAACGATATCGCCACTGGTTCCCATcgagcatttttttatctggaaCACGCTTGCAACGCTTGGTTCACCATAGAAATAGCGCTCCGCTGCCTC GTAAGCCCTAGCCTAAGGCGTTTCGTCGTGTCGCCGGTCAATGCGATCGATCTGGTGGCGACGATGAGCTTCTATACCGAGTTCCTGGCAGAACCGAACCTTTACCTGGAGCTTCTGTCGATAGCACGCGTTCTACGGCTATTCAAGTTGACGAGACATTCGCCTGGACTTAGAGTACTCATCCATACCTTTAAAGCGTCCGCCAAAGAGCTGGTTTTACTAGTCTTCTTTCTTGTGTTGGGAATCGTGCTTTTTGCCAGTCTCATATTCTATGCCGAACGCCTGCAG GAAAATCCCAACAACGATTTTGACAGCATACCGCGTGGTTTATGGTGGGCTTTGGTCACTATGACCACCGTAGGCTACGGCGATATGACACCGAAAACTTTCCCCGGGATGTTCATTGGCGGATTATGCACGCTCGCGGGTGTCCTCACTATCGCTCTTCCGGTTCCGGTTATTGTCAGCAATTTTTCCATGTTCTACTCGCATACGCAG GCACGTGGCAAACTACCGAAACAGAGAAGGAGAATTCTACCTGTTACTCCGAGACGAACGAGGCCATCGTATTAA
- the LOC126855239 gene encoding potassium voltage-gated channel protein Shaw-like isoform X3 has translation MKDGKWNDRVTLNVGGIRHETYKATLKKIPATRLSRLTETLANYDPVLNEYFYDRHPDVFAQVLNYYRTGKLHYPTDVCGPLFEEELEFWGLDSNQVEPCCWSTYSIHRDTQATLAILDKLDIEGEKLDDEEIARAFGFEGKYHEGTLTKWQRLRSRVWILFGEPYSSSTAKCVACASVFFICLSVLCFCLKSHMPKNKHDREELLEKRWNDIATGSHRAFFYLEHACNAWFTIEIALRCLVSPSLRRFVVSPVNAIDLVATMSFYTEFLAEPNLYLELLSIARVLRLFKLTRHSPGLRVLIHTFKASAKELVLLVFFLVLGIVLFASLIFYAERLQARGKLPKQRRRILPVTPRRTRPSY, from the exons ATGAAGGACGGTAAATGGAACGATCGGGTGACATTGAATGTGGGTGGCATTCGACACGAGACGTATAAAGCGACACTGAAGAAAATCCCGGCGACCAGATTATCGCGATTGACGGAGACCTTAGCGAATTACGACCCAGTATTGAATGAATACTTTTACGACAGACATCCCGATGTTTTCGCACAGGTGCTCAATTATTATCGCACGGGAAAGCTGCATTATCCAACGGATGTGTGCGGTCCGCTCTTCGAGGAGGAATTGGAGTTTTGGGGTCTTGACTCAAATCAG GTAGAACCATGCTGCTGGAGCACGTATAGCATTCACCGAGACACGCAAGCCACCCTGGCAATCCTCGATAAGCTCGACATCGAGGGCGAGAAGCTCGACGACGAGGAAATCGCGCGAGCTTTCGGCTTCGAGGGGAAGTACCACGAGGGTACCTTAACCAAATGGCAGAGATTACGATCTCGCGTTTGGATTCTTTTCGGCGAACCGTACTCGTCGTCGACAGCCAAGTGCGTAGCCTGCGCCTCCGTATTCTTCATCTGTCTGTCAGTTTTATGTTTCTGCTTGAAGAGCCACATGCCGAAGAATAAGCACGATCGTGAAGAATTACTGGAGAAACGTTGGAACGATATCGCCACTGGTTCCCATcgagcatttttttatctggaaCACGCTTGCAACGCTTGGTTCACCATAGAAATAGCGCTCCGCTGCCTC GTAAGCCCTAGCCTAAGGCGTTTCGTCGTGTCGCCGGTCAATGCGATCGATCTGGTGGCGACGATGAGCTTCTATACCGAGTTCCTGGCAGAACCGAACCTTTACCTGGAGCTTCTGTCGATAGCACGCGTTCTACGGCTATTCAAGTTGACGAGACATTCGCCTGGACTTAGAGTACTCATCCATACCTTTAAAGCGTCCGCCAAAGAGCTGGTTTTACTAGTCTTCTTTCTTGTGTTGGGAATCGTGCTTTTTGCCAGTCTCATATTCTATGCCGAACGCCTGCAG GCACGTGGCAAACTACCGAAACAGAGAAGGAGAATTCTACCTGTTACTCCGAGACGAACGAGGCCATCGTATTAA
- the LOC126855239 gene encoding potassium voltage-gated channel protein Shaw-like isoform X2: MKDGKWNDRVTLNVGGIRHETYKATLKKIPATRLSRLTETLANYDPVLNEYFYDRHPDVFAQVLNYYRTGKLHYPTDVCGPLFEEELEFWGLDSNQVEPCCWSTYSIHRDTQATLAILDKLDIEGEKLDDEEIARAFGFEGKYHEGTLTKWQRLRSRVWILFGEPYSSSTAKCVACASVFFICLSVLCFCLKSHMPKNKHDREELLEKRWNDIATGSHRAFFYLEHACNAWFTIEIALRCLVSPSLRRFVVSPVNAIDLVATMSFYTEFLAEPNLYLELLSIARVLRLFKLTRHSPGLRVLIHTFKASAKELVLLVFFLVLGIVLFASLIFYAERLQENPNNDFDSIPRGLWWALVTMTTVGYGDMTPKTFPGMFIGGLCTLAGVLTIALPVPVIVSNFSMFYSHTQVLAL, translated from the exons ATGAAGGACGGTAAATGGAACGATCGGGTGACATTGAATGTGGGTGGCATTCGACACGAGACGTATAAAGCGACACTGAAGAAAATCCCGGCGACCAGATTATCGCGATTGACGGAGACCTTAGCGAATTACGACCCAGTATTGAATGAATACTTTTACGACAGACATCCCGATGTTTTCGCACAGGTGCTCAATTATTATCGCACGGGAAAGCTGCATTATCCAACGGATGTGTGCGGTCCGCTCTTCGAGGAGGAATTGGAGTTTTGGGGTCTTGACTCAAATCAG GTAGAACCATGCTGCTGGAGCACGTATAGCATTCACCGAGACACGCAAGCCACCCTGGCAATCCTCGATAAGCTCGACATCGAGGGCGAGAAGCTCGACGACGAGGAAATCGCGCGAGCTTTCGGCTTCGAGGGGAAGTACCACGAGGGTACCTTAACCAAATGGCAGAGATTACGATCTCGCGTTTGGATTCTTTTCGGCGAACCGTACTCGTCGTCGACAGCCAAGTGCGTAGCCTGCGCCTCCGTATTCTTCATCTGTCTGTCAGTTTTATGTTTCTGCTTGAAGAGCCACATGCCGAAGAATAAGCACGATCGTGAAGAATTACTGGAGAAACGTTGGAACGATATCGCCACTGGTTCCCATcgagcatttttttatctggaaCACGCTTGCAACGCTTGGTTCACCATAGAAATAGCGCTCCGCTGCCTC GTAAGCCCTAGCCTAAGGCGTTTCGTCGTGTCGCCGGTCAATGCGATCGATCTGGTGGCGACGATGAGCTTCTATACCGAGTTCCTGGCAGAACCGAACCTTTACCTGGAGCTTCTGTCGATAGCACGCGTTCTACGGCTATTCAAGTTGACGAGACATTCGCCTGGACTTAGAGTACTCATCCATACCTTTAAAGCGTCCGCCAAAGAGCTGGTTTTACTAGTCTTCTTTCTTGTGTTGGGAATCGTGCTTTTTGCCAGTCTCATATTCTATGCCGAACGCCTGCAG GAAAATCCCAACAACGATTTTGACAGCATACCGCGTGGTTTATGGTGGGCTTTGGTCACTATGACCACCGTAGGCTACGGCGATATGACACCGAAAACTTTCCCCGGGATGTTCATTGGCGGATTATGCACGCTCGCGGGTGTCCTCACTATCGCTCTTCCGGTTCCGGTTATTGTCAGCAATTTTTCCATGTTCTACTCGCATACGCAGGTGCTCGCGCTATAA
- the LOC126855213 gene encoding uncharacterized protein LOC126855213 codes for MVKAPSVGPTGGGPAAIRRIHPGPEIAMNPRNLPTASASMPPAMRGDANAVDRTTSVYHPQVDVSTQVDLHGVYGAPVNLDSWDRRATPLYSREDIKEQYCITSRQLDAVEKSGGGFFGCLSTRGPSPCSSTRNSILSACVRSVPSDENLCDAPYPRKPLQIMYRQPYPTYSRGLSRYDLEDEADWIESSYFRRRPRSFCTVPDPKRYTWVPEDEESMRLEGPRPVLPPVIPSPPISMMTMQGPQAPKTKHVSFARSHTLTSFEVPRNRSPPRPHNPERLIDSQPTMQNTILPSSLPLAHPYPGIEPRVLVLEKPPKRGAMKTQATQTEIPAMFRGRVLPVTLSPRTIHRVKMVSQGAQTNGIFNGRKLTKSYSEAGQLGTPLGGSQVGAPTKEETEHEPLHRTQSEEPPRSPFLVSTTPPPLPSNATVVIEESLPNGDIVPAGISREHRKSLDIDDQEIFINFKPAPVSPDARALLSRISEPTRKFLPLQKTFSDGEIRIERRELIGESSEPSYPHTCRRNQQDSWGRTVRTPVQFSSTPEDLSLLRSLSPQEDHHEEEFHENLIRRGLFRKRSVSLEDGMQGLSSDDFMLPRSLPTSPTSPTAAATPRRISQTPKDDSLPSCTFLQATVCPVAFNTGASITGTGIIGQVASPFASSDSLTNDVTRDHSDGIWNESQATVLQADSLALLTPSSRRRHLLLLQHQQRSSMDTEALDVEDEAEPCPPSPRIRLEPATPVQPLTPRHHYRIQDLLPVQFQQIYYNDVSATAHFYAYDIIESISANNGRPRSGLRRASPGPPLSQPQSQSSSEFGLSLARTDSGGRTNTDLSETSEDYVTANTSTETGTTTGTSATTSSWSRPPQTSSAAASAASAPASTTATAAEGSSFESASSIYSLARSEAVVEEPCSPPPILEEAEIAFGLELPPPSMRSSSSSSSGSYDLKDAMTDPNNDLEQVASPSGHTSETELGRDEGHRSSSGGYAESPPDIRMWSEEERRRKKKTFSLDFLGTASNNVELEHSAEPAYPENVEVSPTPSHRHRSRSKPTSARSPHRNNRKRDAMQQSTQQQQQQQQQQQQQQALSRSPQKEEWRLEQVEDGPHAPTSDDSSCSHHYHMHHHHHHHMHRDGVESGRHRRTRESPRRKTSGYLSTRRRSNEDKNAALTGSLPRRKSRLADDIVCASRLSPGRYQRSPGHNGHRAIVIEAQSPEARLKALSAESLRSVSPGSDSVFYSESADQPCISAVAALDAAHCHHCGREVIYYLSMHLLFISPACINPLLSV; via the exons ATGGTGAAGGCACCGAGCGTGGGACCCACCGGCGGCGGCCCGGCGGCTATCAGGCGGATCCATCCCGGTCCCGAGATCGCCATGAATCCGAGAAATCTGCCCACGGCGTCCGCGAGTATGCCGCCTGCTATGCGAGGGGATGCCAACGCCGTCGACAGAACAACGTCCGTTTATCATCCCCAG GTGGACGTTTCCACGCAAGTGGATCTCCACGGTGTCTACGGCGCTCCGGTCAACCTGGACTCGTGGGACCGTCGAGCGACGCCGTTGTACTCGCGCGAGGACATTAAGGAACAATATTGTATCACCAGCCGGCAGTTGGACGCCGTTGAGAAGTCCGGCGGCGGTTTTTTCGGATGCCTGTCGACGAGGGGCCCGTCTCCGTGCAGCTCCACCAGGAACTCCATCCTCTCGGCGTGCGTGCGTAGCGTGCCCAGCGACGAGAATCTTTGTGATGCGCCCTATCCTCGGAAGCCTCTTCAGATCATGTACCGCCAGCCTTATCCGACCTATTCCCGCGGCCTGTCGCGCTACGATCTCGAGGACGAGGCGGACTGGATCGAGAGTTCCTACTTCAGGAGAAGGCCGAGATCCTTCTGCACCGTGCCCGATCCGAAAAG ATACACTTGGGTGCCGGAAGATGAAGAATCCATGAGGTTGGAAGGTCCGCGGCCGGTGTTACCACCGGTAATACCTTCTCCCCCCATTTCCATGATGACAATGCAAGGACCGCAAGCTCCGAAGACGAAGCATGTGAGCTTTGCGAGATCGCACACGCTCACGTCGTTTGAAGTCCCGAGAAACAGAAGCCCACCGAGGCCACATAATCCGGAACGTCTTATAGACTCGCAGCCGACAATGCAGAATACTATACTGCCTTCGTCCTTGCCCTTAGCGCATCCTTATCCTGGCATTGAGCCACGTGTCCTCGTACTTG AAAAACCACCTAAACGCGGCGCTATGAAGACCCAGGCGACGCAAACCGAAATTCCGGCAATGTTTCGCGGTCGCGTACTCCCGGTGACCTTGAGTCCCAGAACCATCCATCGTGTCAAGATGGTTTCGCAGGGTGCTCAAACAAATGGTATTTTCAACGGGAGAAAATTGACCAAGAGCTATTCGGAAGCCGGACAATTGGGAACGCCGCTCGGCGGCAGCCAGGTAGGCGCGCCGACGAAAGAAGAGACCGAGCACGAACCGCTCCACAGAACACAAAGCGAAGAACCACCGAGATCGCCCTTTCTCGTTTCGACGACGCCACCGCCGCTTCCCTCCAACGCTACCGTCGTTATTGAAGAATCCTTGCCAAATGGAGACATTGTTCCCGCCGGAATT TCTCGGGAGCATCGTAAATCCCTCGATATCGACGACCAGgagatctttataaatttcaaaccgGCACCGGTATCACCGGACGCGCGGGCGCTCCTCAGTCGGATCTCCGAGCCTACGCGTAAATTCCTACCCCTCCAGAAGACCTTCTCCGACGGCGAAATCCGTATCGAGAGACGCGAGCTGATCGGCGAGAGCAGCGAGCCAAGTTATCCTCACACATGCAGGAGGAATCAGCAGGACTCTTGGGGCAGAACTGTCAGAACGCCCGTCCAATTTTCCTCGACACCGGAGGATCTGTCCTTGTTGCGAAGCCTCTCGCCCCAAGAGGATCATCATGAAgag GAATTCCACGAAAATCTGATACGTCGGGGTCTCTTCCGAAAGAGAAGCGTATCCCTTGAGGATGGCATGCAAGGTCTGTCATCAGACGACTTTATGCTTCCTAGATCACTTCCTACTTCACCCACATCGCCAACTGCAGCAGCAA CGCCACGTAGGATCTCGCAGACACCGAAGGACGATTCGTTGCCGAGCTGCACCTTTTTGCAAGCGACGGTCTGTCCGGTTGCCTTTAACACTGGAGCAAGCATCACCGGTACCGGCATCATCGGCCAGGTTGCTTCGCCGTTCGCGTCGAGCGATTCGCTAACCAACGACGTCACCAGGGACCACAGCGACGGGATATGGAATGAGTCGCAGGCGACGGTTCTCCAAGCCGACTCGTTAGCTCTATTGACGCCGTCTTCGAGGAGGAGACATCTCTTGTTACTGCAACATCAGCAACGTTCCTCCATGGACACCGAGGCTCTCGATGTCGAAGACGAGGCAGAGCCTTGTCCGCCGAGTCCACGAATACGTCTGGAACCGGCTACTCCGGTGCAACCTCTCACACCAAG ACACCATTACAGAATACAAGATCTCTTACCGGTACAGTTTCAACAAATTTACTACAATGATGTATCCGCAACAGCACATTTTTATGCCTACGATAT TATTGAGTCTATTTCTGCAAACAACGGTCGACCGAGAAGCGGATTGCGTCGTGCTAGTCCAGGTCCGCCGTTGTCTCAGCCCCAATCACAGTCGTCGAGCGAGTTCGGTTTAAGCCTGGCGAGGACCGACTCGGGCGGCCGCACCAACACCGATCTCTCCGAGACCTCCGAAGATTACGTCACTGCCAATACTTCTACGGAAACTGGGACCACCACTGGAACAAGCGCCACGACCAGCTCCTGGTCGAGGCCGCCACAGACGTCCAGCGCCGCGGCGTCAGCGGCATCGGCGCCGGCTTCAACCACCGCGACTGCCGCGGAAGGCAGCTCCTTCGAAAGCGCCAGTTCGATCTACAGCTTGGCGAGGAGCGAG GCCGTCGTCGAGGAGCCGTGTAGTCCGCCGCCGATTTTAGAAGAAGCGGAAATCGCATTCGGATTAGAACTACCTCCGCCCTCGATGAGATCCAGCAGTAGCAGCAGTTCGGGTAGCTACGATCTGAAGGACGCGATGACGGATCCGAATAATGATCTCGAACAGGTTGCTTCACCTAGCGGGCATACTTCAGAGACTGAATTAGGTCGAGAT GAGGGTCACCGATCATCGTCCGGAGGTTACGCCGAGTCGCCGCCTGACATCCGCATGTGGAGCGAGGAGGAACGTCGCCGGAAAAAGAAGACCTTCAGCCTAGACTTCCTCGGGACTGCGTCGAATAACGTCGAGTTAGAGCACAGCGCGGAACCGGCCTATCCGGAGAATGTCGAGGTCAGCCCGACGCCGAGCCACCGTCACCGATCGCGAAGCAAGCCGACGTCGGCGCGAAGTCCCCATCGAAATAACAGAAAGCGAGACGCGATGCAACAGTCGacacaacagcagcagcaacagcagcagcagcaacagcaacaacagGCACTCAGCAGAAGTCCACAGAAGGAGGAATGGAGACTCGAACAAGTCGAGGACGGTCCTCACGCGCCGACGTCTGATGATTCCAGCTGCAGTCATCATTATCACatgcatcatcatcatcatcatcatatgCATCGAGACGGTGTGGAGAGTGGAAGGCATCGTCGGACTAGGGAAAGCCCGAGGAGAAAGACCAGCGGTTACCTCTCGACCAGAAGACGTAGTAATGAG GATAAGAACGCGGCGTTAACAGGCAGCTTGCCGCGAAGAAAATCCCGCCTCGCGGACGACATAGTTTGCGCGAGTCGTCTTAGTCCTGGCCGTTATCAGCGGAGTCCAGGGCACAACGGTCATCGGGCGATTGTCATCGAGGCGCAGAGCCCGGAAGCGAGACTGAAGGCACTATCCGCGGAATCGTTGAGATCCGTCAGCCCCGGCAGCGATAGCGTCTTTTACAGCGAGAGCGCCGATCAGCCCTGCATCTCGGCCGTTGCCGCTTTGGACGCCGCGCACTGTCATCATTGCGGCAGAGAGGTGATATATTACTTATCGATGCATCTTTTGTTCATTTCCCCCGCATGCATTAACCCTTTGCTCTCGGTATAA